In Canis aureus isolate CA01 chromosome 25, VMU_Caureus_v.1.0, whole genome shotgun sequence, the genomic window ccttcagccaagcCCCGAGCCAGCCTCAGGCATCGCAGACCCTGACACCACTGGCTGTACAAGCTGCCCCCCAGGTAAGGGCCACCCAGAGGGCTGAACAGAGGGCCCTGGGGCTGGAACCAAAGCGTGGGATGGCCAACGTGGGGTGGCCGTGGGATCTGGGAGTTTCACGGGCAGAACAGGGAAGGGGGTGCGGCTTAAAGGGGAGAATGTCCTCCTGGGCACCtctggcctctccccaccccagatcCGGCCCCGTTGGGAAGATTAGATGTGTGTTTGCCAAGTCCCGTCCTTGGGTCCAGCAAGGGTTGTAGAGATAACATTAACTCTTTAAGGCCACTGGCGTTTCCACTTATCTCAGGACTCAGTGAGCCTGGTACCCTCCGGTGGATGCCTGGAAGAGTTAATGTGTGGCTCAGAGTCCTCATTTAGAgctgggggggggcagccccagcaCAGCGAGGAGCTGCCTGccagcccccgcccctgccctgctgAGCTCCCTGTGGCCCTTGGCTACAAGCGCAGACCTGCAAGGCCCCTGGCGGGGGTAGCCCCCCATCAGAGCATCCCGCGGGCCTCTGTATGGGCCCTGCCCCTGCTTCCCGGTCCTGtgggaaaggcagaggcccaggaaAGGCCTAGGAGGCGACGGACCGCGGTGGGAGAAAGGCCTGTGCCCCCTTGCTGTCCCGGGAGCCGGGCCAGGCCCTGTCCCCCCCGGGCAGCTTCTCTGAAGGCAGGCTAGTtggcccaggcacccccagggctgggcctccggctggggctggggctggggctggggctggggcgggtctctcccccccctcccgccGCGCTCCCCCCACGGCCCTCAGAATGCTTTGTTTGTGCTCGACCGGGTCTCAGAGACCCGGTGTTTGCGCTGtcgatgttgattttttttatttttttcttttcttttttgaaatcttGTTTGCTTTTGCAGGTCTTGACTCAGGAAAACTTAGCCACAGTTCTGACAGGAGTTATGGTTCCGGCAGGGGCAGTTACTCAACCTCTTCTTATCCCCATCAGTATTGCAGGTCAAGTGGCTGGTCAGCAGGGGCTGGCCGTGTGGACAATTCCTACGGCAACCGTGGCCGCCCTCCCAGGACTGACAGCTGCTTCTCCCACGGGGGGCGTTTTCAAGCCACCTTTAGCCGGTCTGCAAGGTAACGGCAGCTCTCCCCAGGACGGCAGCAGGCCCCCACCGCCCTATACCGCTGCCCCTGCGCCCGCGCTTGCCATGCTGGACTCAGAACCCGCCGCCCCGCGCGGCGACAGCCCGCCCTGGAGTCTGCACCCGGTGTCGAGCGGCCGCACCACCTCGGGACTCTGGGCCCGGCCCGCAGGCCTGTCTGACTTCCGCCCACCGGgacgccccggcccccgcccccggccccgcgccggagcccgcccccgccggcctccCGCAAGGCCTCCTGCAAGGACCGCGCAAGATTCGGCTTCTGGCTCCGGACCTGACAGCTCCCGCCCCGGGGGGGATGAGATGCCGCTGCCCGCGCTGCCCCAGGACGCCGCCCCGCTCGctgtccccgccctcccccgtGGGCCAGGTCCCTTGGGATGGAGCCGCCCGGCCCGGCCAGGCGGGTGAGcgccgtgtctctgccttgctccgCAGCAGCCGCCGTGCTCAACGCCGCGctcccggcccccgcgcccgccgcgcccgccgtcccggccgccccgcccgcccagCCGCGGCCCGCGGCCCAGCCCCAGCCGCTCTTCCAGCCGCAGCCGCTGCTGCAGACGGCGCCCGCCCTCCTGCCgcagccccccgccgccgccgccgcccccgccgcgcccaaGCCGGTGGACGCGCCCCCGCAGATCGCCGTGCAGCCTGCAGGCTTCGCCTTGAGCCCGGGAATCGTAAGCCGCCGCCCCGACGTCGGGCccggggccaggggccaggggccaggggcgcggcggggctcggcccccccccccccccccccgcccggcctgCAGCCCCGAGGGCTCGCTCcgggccccccgcgcccgcccggccACCAGCGCGGACCACCTGCGCCCAGAGGCCGGGCCCGTCCTCCGGAACCCGACCCTCTGCACCCGCTGCACCCGCTGCACCCGCTGCACCCGCTGCACCGGCCCCGGAGGGTGGGGTGACGTCTGCGGATGGCAGCCTGGTCGCTGCAGCTGCGAGGAGCCCGAGGCCCACGCCCCGCGTGGCAGGGGAGCCCGGGGATGTGGCTACAGCAGCCACATCAGCCGCCCCGGGCCTGGATTTCCCGTCCTGACAGGCTTGGCCTGAAACATTGGCCAGAGCTGCTCCTCCGTGCGCGGCCCCACCGGTCCCCATTCACAGCCACCCAGCACCTGgctccccccggccccccccccaccccaagagcACTCAGCCTTCCCCTCCCAGCCTTGGGCTCCTTCTGGCCCGACGGCCTCTGAGCAAGGCTCTCTCTCCCCCCGCAGATCAGTGCTGCTTCCCTCGGGGGACAGACCCAGATCCTAGGCTCCCTCACTACCACTCCGGTCATTGCCAACGCCATTCCCAGCATGCCGGGGATCAGCAGTCAGATCCTCACCAACGCTCAGGGACAGGCAAGTGGTCAAAGCcagggctgaggggtgggggccGTGGAGACGCTGCCCCGAGGGCCAGGACTCGAGCTCAGGGCCCCAGGAGCTGGACCAGGGTGTCAAGCTGCTGGTCGCACCTCTTGTGTGGCAGCTCTCTGCGGATGCTGAGCCCAGGCAGGGGTGTAGCCACCACCCTGCCCTGCAGGTGCTCACTTCTAGTTGGGGGTTTTCATTGGTGGAGCACCCACTTTGTGGCCAGGCTCTCTGTGTTAGGCACTTTCTCGCACATTATCTCCCCTCATTTTGAGTGCGGGTCTATTAGGTGGAGATTTTCACGCCCGTTTTACAGGAGAgaaggctgaggctcagagaaattaaggtaAGGCAGGGATTCACGTCCATGGCTGTGCGAATCACGTGCAGACCTATTCCTGCTCCACCACCGCTCTAGAGATAGATTGAAGGAAGCAGCTCCTAGAGTATGAACCCTTTTCTCTattgatgaggaaattgaggtccagGAGGGTTAAATGAGTTAAGTCCCTTCCCTGCCAGTGTGGGGATTTGGGCAAAGGACAGAACCAGACACTGGCCTCACCCCTGGGGTCCCTGCGTTGTTTCCCCCCAGGTTATTGGAGCGCTTCCGTGGGTAGTGAACTCGGCTAGCGTGGCAGCCCCAGCACCAGCCCAGAGCCTGCAGGTCCAGGCTGTGACACCCCAGCTGTTGTTGAATGCCCAGGGCCAGGTGATTGCGACCCTGGCCAGCAGCCCCCTGCCTCCACCTGTGGCTGTCCGGAAGGCAAGCACGCCTGAGTCCCCTGCTAAGAGCGAGGTACAAGGGCTGGGTTGGGgcaagggcaggggtggggcagtggGGGTCAGGCAGTGCTGTCTGGCATGGGCTGCCTCCCTCAAGACTCCAGGGCAGGACAAGATTATCTTCTGACGTCACTGGGAAACAGAGTACCTCCCCAAATTGAAGGCCCAAGCGACTCCCCACATACTCTGTCCAGGGAAAGagcacccccccaacccccccacccccacataccAAAAACACGTGTATGTCCCCGCAGAGGCCAGTGCCATGCTGAGAAGGCCAGGGAGGTGGTCAAAGGAAACTGAGCCTCCATTAGCTCTAGGATGAACAAACTGCCAGAAAAGCCCCAGGAGGTTATTCTCCACCCCTCCCACTTCACTCCTGCACTACGCACTGTGGCtttgaattttcctttctttgttcattGCAGGAGCAgttttgagtgcctactatattcCAGGTGCTAAAGATCTAGAGATGAGTAAGATGATGCCCTTCCTAGCCGTAGGTAGCCTGGCACTGGAGGCAATTGCAAGCCAGCATGACAGAGACTATGATAAGGACATGATAAGGTGCTGTGGGGACCCAGACAGAGAAGGGAGCTCTTGACAGACCGGGGAGTTCAGCAAGACCTCATAGAGAAGGGATGTCGAACTAATCTAAAGGGATGAATTGGATGGAAGAGTGGGTCTACCTCTATATAATTGTAGGAATTACAATGTGCCAGAGCAGGGGCTCCCAAACTTGAGTGTGTCTCAGAACTACCTGGGGGACTTGGAATGCAGattcccagcacacacacacattccccacacccccccacacccccccccacaccccccggAGTTTCTTatttagtaggtctggggtggagcccaagaatttgcatttctagcaagttcttAGGTGATGCGGAGGTCGTGACTTTCCAATGTGGTGTGCTGCTTCCAGGCTTTGTGAATAACCTCTTAGCCTCATCTGTAAGATAGAAATTATCGGAGgttatgaatgtttttttttaaataaagattttatttatttatttgagagagagaacgagagcaggggaagacagagaagcaggctccccacagaggtGGGATCCCTattcagggctctatcccaggaccccaggatcacaacttgagctaaaggcagatgcttaactgactgagccactcaggtgtgctAGAAGGTTATGAATGTTAACAGATGTATTACATATAAGACAGTTAACACCCCGGTACACAGGAAGCACTGAAAAAACGatgcttttattttatcactGTTATTGTATATAGTGGGGACTCATGAAAGGGCCTTTAGCAGGGAAGTGGCTAGATGTGTATTAAAAAGAAGTtacgtggggtgggggggcacctgggggggctcagttggttaagcatctgactcttcatctcagctcagatcttgatctcagggtcatgagtccaagccccaagttgggctctaaGCTGGgttagagcctacttaaaaaagaaattaccttaaaagaaaaagaaaggaagaaagaaattaccTATTATCCAGGAAGAGCTAAGAACTGAATTGTAGCGAGACTTGAGTCGTTGTAACCTGCTAGGAAGCCACTGAAACAGTTTTAGGCAAGAAACGAGGAGCCCTGACCTAAGGTTAATAAGGCTCTGGGGATGAAGAGAGAATGGGCTTAATAGGTCCCAAGAGGTAGAAGCCCGGAATAGGACCCATCCTAGAGAAATCTGCACTTTTTAGgaagcttttgttgttgttgttaaagattttatttatttgagagacagagagagagcgagagagtgcaagagacagagcagaagccgggaggagcagagggagagggagaagcagactcgccctgagcagggagtctgactcagggctcaatcccagaaccctgggatcatgacctgagctgaaggcaaaactcttaacctactgaaccccccccccccaggctccccaggaagcttttattttatttttatttttatttattttatttttttttgaaggcagcgctaaaccgctgggacactggggctgccccccaggaagctttttctttgtttaaatcaTACTAGGGCGCCTGGCCGACCCAGTCGGtagagcattcgactcttgatctcagggtcatgagttctagccccatgttggggggagcgtttactttttaaaaatcatattaaaaatactgattgtatatatttatagtttctcTTGATAAATATGAtatgtgatttttataaaaattccaatattgggatccctgggtggcacagcggtttggcgcctgcctttggcacagggcgcaatcctggagacccgggatcgaatcccacgtcgggctcccggtgcatggagcctgcttctccctctgcctgtgtctctgcctctctctctctctctgtgactatcataaataaataaaaaaaaatttttttttaattccaatattatgtataatggaaaaaagtaaaaatccctTCCAATTCTACTTTCAGAGATGATGTCTGTTGGCAACTTGTTTTATGTTcctcaaggtttttttttcctggaaattcatgtgtatattttataggAATTGTTCTATAAAACctgtttttgctttcctttttttttccacttagcacTGTGACCCAGAGCTCTTTGTGTGTAATTAAGAGATTTaccatgttctttttatttttattttttttaaagagattttatttatttattcatgagagacacagagtgagagaggcagagacacaggtagaaggagaagcaggctccaatgcagggagcctgacgtgggactcgatcccgggtctccaggatcacgccctgggctgaaggcggcgctaaaccgctgggccacctgggctgcccaccatgTTCTTTTTAATAGCTGCACAGAATCTCACTGTAGGGAAATATCAGGAGTCACTTGCCAGTTCCCTGTTAAATGGACATTCAGGGCCTGGAAGACCCTAGAATCAGGCTTACATTTCTGCTCTGAGGGAACAGATTTGAGAGCAGTTATCTCAAGGGCAGACACTTGTTGGGGCTTTGACCATGTGTCctgaacctttctgggcctctaAGCTGCCTAAGTTGACTATGAGGCTTCAACTTAGTGTACCATGTTGCTGTGCTTATTTCAGAGGTCATTATTGTTGGGTGGGTACTAATAAGTAGCTTCTGGTCTTGCTTTGCGATGGGGTGCAGGTAGGAGTGTGCCAGGTGAGTGAGGATTTCATGACCATTTTGCCCTGCCTGTGGTCCATGCAGAGACCAGGGACTCACTGGCTCTCTTCTCCTAGGTACAGCCCATCCAGCCCACGCCAGCTGTGCCCCAGCCTGCGGTGGTCATCACCAGCCCCGCCCCAGCGGCCAAGCCATCTGCCTCTGCTCCCATCCCAATCACCTGCTCTGAGACCCCTACTGTCAGCCAGTTGGTATCCAGTAAGTGGCTCCCAGAGAAGGTTgtagaggagaggagaggcatgTATTCAGATACCCCTGCACCTTTAGATGCTGCTGTCTTTAATAAACTTTCTTGAGTCCAAAGGGGAAGAGCAAAGGCCTGACGCCAGGGATTGGCTTTCTTATTCTCAGTCCTGCTGAGCTGGATTCTAAGCATGATGATAGTGGAGGCTGCTCCTTTGAGAAGCCAACCCATTGGCTGTCTCTCCCTTGGTCTCTCACCTAGTGCTTGAGGAATGTAGATAGCTAAAGTGTGCAGGTGTGCATGGGGCTAAGGAGTAAGGAGAACAGGGGAGGGTTGGCCATTAGAGCTATAAGAACTTGAAAATAGATCCCTACTTCCAGACAGGTTAGTCCAGGCTCCTTTCCCCCAAGTCCTGTTTGCTTTGGAAATAGGGGTGATGAGGGGGTGATGAGGGTACATGGGCCTTTTGTCAAATGTCCTCCTCCCTCACTATTTCACCAGGCCAGGCTGATAAGCTAGATAAGCAGTAGTATCATCTGTCTTACACACTCACCCCTGGTCCCTTCCTCTGGCCCAGAGCCACATACCCCAAGTCTGGATGAGGATGGAATCAACTTGGAAGAGATCCGGGAGTTTGCCAAGAACTTTAAGATCCGACGGCTGTCCTTGGGCCTCACGCAGACTCAGGTGGGTCAGGCTCTGACTGCCACGGAAGGCCCAGCCTACAGCCAGTCAGCTATCTGCCGGTGAGTAAGGCTGCTCTGGACAAGGTCAAGGCCTGCTCAGACACCTGATGTCACTAGACACTCACTGGGACCCGGGTGCATGGATCCTTTCTGTGTTTTCCCTTGCTCCTACCTCCTTCCAGCCCAGGAGGGCTGTTCTGAGCCTAGGCATGAACACCTAGAGTAGCCAAAGACTGATCTAGTCCGTCTGAAGACCCTCTGAAGTTTATCCTCTAATCCTGAGTGTTTATATGGTCTTTTGGTGGGGGGACCCCGAGACCCTAATCCATTCGGAACCCTACAGGGAAAGGAGTACAGCTTATGAAGTTGCTCACAAAAGTGGGACCTCCAGTCCTGACTTAGCTCTCAACCACGACCCCCCTACTCCCCCCTCTTATGCTCTTATCTCTCCCTCCTCCAAGGCATGGCTAGAAAGGGATATCAGCATTCGGACTGGTTCTGGTGCTAGCCACAGAGGAGGGCGGAGGGTTTCAAAAAGAATGAGCACATGGCTCAGGGATGGCCAAAAAGTTCCTGCCAAGCCCATGGATTAAACAAGTGAGAGTGCTGGACCAGGTGCCCTGTTGGCAGTTCTGTGGTCGCATCTAGGCTTGGCTGGAAAGAGTAGTCTGACTTGATGATGCTGATGTGAGACTGAATTGGGGACTGTGGCACTTGAGACATCCATGTGCCATCTCTAAAGGCCTCTGTAGACAACTTCTCCAAGGACCCCACTCATTTGGGTGTGAACGTTCTGGAGTTGTTCATAGGGCATTTGCCCTGTCATCCTTGCACCACTGAACTAAGGCCATGGGATTGGTCTCCCTGTTATGACCTGGGATTCAGGACAGCCTGAGGAGtttgggctgggctgggccagggtgGTCttggtggggttggggaggggaacACTGAGTACAGTGTCACCGGTCCTGAGAGGAGCAGCCCCTCGCGGAGAGTACTCCCCAGTGTGAGGTGTAAGACATTCTCACTGTCCCTTCCGGGTCTTGGGTCACCCACAGGTTCGAGAAGCTGGACATCACACCCAAGAGTGCCCAGAAGCTGAAGCCAGTGCTGGAGAAGTGGCTGAATGAAGCCGAACTCCGGAACCAGGAAGGGCAGCAGAACCTGATGGAGTTTGTGGGAGGGGAGCCCTCCAAGAAACGCAAACGCCGCACCTCCTTCACCCCCCAGGCCATAGAGGCTCTGAATGCCTACTTCGAGAAGAACCCGCTGCCCACAGGCCAAGAGATCACCGAGATTGCTAAGGAGCTCAACTACGACCGGGAGGTCGTGAGGGTCTGGTTCTGCAATCGGCGCCAGACGCTCAAGAACACCAGCAAGCTGAATGTCTTTCAGATCCCTTAGGGCTCGGCCCCCAGCCCTGCGTTCCAGCACTTTGTACTATTCCCTTGGCACCTGGCTGCAGCCACTGCTGTGACAGCACCTGTCCACGGGCAGCTGTGCTCGTCCGGGGTCGTGAGAGTCCACTGTGTGCATGTGCGTCCACTGCCTCCCTCCTGTCCTCCACATATCTCACAGCCTGGGGAGGGCGGAGGGGCCCACCCGAGGACTCCAGGCTCTTCTCGGGGCTGGTCACGCCAAGGGACCCCTCCCTTAAGTGGTGTCACTTAAAGAAGCACTTTGCTAATGTGGTTTTCAAAGGGTGAGTCCTGGTTGGGAACCAGAAACTCTCCGTCTTTGGGGCAGGGCCACCGCAGCCTCTAAGGACCCCTGGCCATTAGCTCTTGTTTTTgatggcattctctctctccaccctcttcccctttgcTCCTCTGTGTAAGCGTGGCAGGTACAGCAGCTTGTCCAGCGGAACCACAGCCTCACCTCCCAGGCACACTGTCCCCGAAAGGACCCAAGAGGCACAATTCCGAAAAGTGTGATGAGCTGCTCAGAAGGCCAGGCTCAGTGTCCGCCTTGCCTTCAAGGTCAGAAGGTTCCCACAGCCCTGGGGCCGGAACATGTGATCTCCTTtcccatttcttcctgattcctTTGGGGGGAAATTGCACTAAAGCAGAACCTTTTCACCTGTGATCCGTGTTGGAAGGAAGCAGCTTTGAACTCTAGCTGTCCAGGAGCTGACCTAGGTCTACAGCAGGTTGGGAACTAAATAAATAAGCCCATCCTCCCAGATTTTAGTCTAATTTCTGCCATGGCTGTCCCCCCACCACTAAACAGTGAGGCTTATAAAGAACTGGCGGCCTAGAAAAATCGTGCTTCCCAAGCTTCCAATCGTTTCTCCCCAGTACctggagaaaagagggaagggatctgactctctttctcttgtcCTCCCACTCACCCCCAACCCAGTACTGGGCCTTCTCACAAGGGGCAAGTGAAACACTAAACCTGACAGCAAGACCCTGGGGAAAAGGCCAACATCCAGAAAGAGCTGATGGCAGCCCAGGAAGGTCTCTTGCGGAAGGTGACTTAACTCTAATTTTCTTTGTGACTTTGAGCCTTGGATACCGGAGGAGAAATCTTATTTTGTCCAAAGTCTTAGACCACGTGTTTGTGCAAGCaatccccccgcccccggccccatGCTCCTCTGAGTCAAGAAGACCCCCCAAAGCAGGATGGGTGTCACCTGTAGAGAGGACAGCTATGGCACATTGAGGGCTGGCGTCTCATCCAAGCTGCTAAGTGAGTTTCCCAGCCTCGCTGTGGCTGGACAGTCCCTGGAACTCAGTATATTGCTCCGGGAGGTCAGGGGTGCACTAGGAGGTTTGCTTAGATGAACCTAGACTTGCTGTGTAGACTGTCCCTAAAGGGCCACCAGTCACAGGGTGGGTCTGCAGCAGCTGCCCACCACTGCCCCTCACATGACACACCCTGACGTTGTGGCGAGGGCACGTCCCCACCCCCGCTGGATGCAGAGCCACCTCCTCGTCCAGCTTCCTCTGGCTTGCTGTTGTTTCCTGGTCCGTGTCCGGCCCGACATTGCAGATTGGCCACCCTCTTGGTGCCCCGCCAGTGAGAGGACAATTGTGTCaaactgccacacacacacacacaccgccaCCCCTGCCCCACTGTGTTCAGaccccccaggcctccctgagTGTGGTGGGAGTGAGGAAGCAGGTGAGCGCCTTAActgccccagcctcccaggagagAATATGTGTCCCatggtggggcggggtggggggggggttcacCCTCAGATTTAGGGTTATCCACTCTGTCTCAGGGAGATGCGGAGCTCACCTGGGAGGGTCGCTGTAAACAAGTTGGCCGTCAGAAGAGTTAAAGTCCTGGAGTTTGTAAAGGCCTCAGTGACTCACACTCCAATAAATTA contains:
- the POU6F1 gene encoding POU domain, class 6, transcription factor 1 isoform X2, which produces MDPGAGPESSLTVNEQVIVMSGHETIRVLEVGVDAQISAEEEGKGLEGVAAEGSQSRGLGEASEPAGEAGPDNPDSSAEATVKSLPGIPPSPAPAVATFSQAPSQPQASQTLTPLAVQAAPQVLTQENLATVLTGVMVPAGAVTQPLLIPISIAGQVAGQQGLAVWTIPTATVAALPGLTAASPTGGVFKPPLAGLQAAVLNAALPAPAPAAPAVPAAPPAQPRPAAQPQPLFQPQPLLQTAPALLPQPPAAAAAPAAPKPVDAPPQIAVQPAGFALSPGIISAASLGGQTQILGSLTTTPVIANAIPSMPGISSQILTNAQGQVIGALPWVVNSASVAAPAPAQSLQVQAVTPQLLLNAQGQVIATLASSPLPPPVAVRKASTPESPAKSEVQPIQPTPAVPQPAVVITSPAPAAKPSASAPIPITCSETPTVSQLVSKPHTPSLDEDGINLEEIREFAKNFKIRRLSLGLTQTQVGQALTATEGPAYSQSAICRFEKLDITPKSAQKLKPVLEKWLNEAELRNQEGQQNLMEFVGGEPSKKRKRRTSFTPQAIEALNAYFEKNPLPTGQEITEIAKELNYDREVVRVWFCNRRQTLKNTSKLNVFQIP
- the POU6F1 gene encoding POU domain, class 6, transcription factor 1 isoform X1; its protein translation is MDPGAGPESSLTVNEQVIVMSGHETIRVLEVGVDAQISAEEEGKGLEGVAAEGSQSRGLGEASEPAGEAGPDNPDSSAEATVKSLPGIPPSPAPAVATFSQAPSQPQASQTLTPLAVQAAPQVLTQENLATVLTGVMVPAGAVTQPLLIPISIAGQVAGQQGLAVWTIPTATVAALPGLTAASPTGGVFKPPLAGLQAAAVLNAALPAPAPAAPAVPAAPPAQPRPAAQPQPLFQPQPLLQTAPALLPQPPAAAAAPAAPKPVDAPPQIAVQPAGFALSPGIISAASLGGQTQILGSLTTTPVIANAIPSMPGISSQILTNAQGQVIGALPWVVNSASVAAPAPAQSLQVQAVTPQLLLNAQGQVIATLASSPLPPPVAVRKASTPESPAKSEVQPIQPTPAVPQPAVVITSPAPAAKPSASAPIPITCSETPTVSQLVSKPHTPSLDEDGINLEEIREFAKNFKIRRLSLGLTQTQVGQALTATEGPAYSQSAICRFEKLDITPKSAQKLKPVLEKWLNEAELRNQEGQQNLMEFVGGEPSKKRKRRTSFTPQAIEALNAYFEKNPLPTGQEITEIAKELNYDREVVRVWFCNRRQTLKNTSKLNVFQIP
- the POU6F1 gene encoding POU domain, class 6, transcription factor 1 isoform X3, which gives rise to MPRSLPRRRAKGWRVWLPRAPRAEALAKPVNQLVRLGQTTRTPLQRQLSLPGIPPSPAPAVATFSQAPSQPQASQTLTPLAVQAAPQVLTQENLATVLTGVMVPAGAVTQPLLIPISIAGQVAGQQGLAVWTIPTATVAALPGLTAASPTGGVFKPPLAGLQAAAVLNAALPAPAPAAPAVPAAPPAQPRPAAQPQPLFQPQPLLQTAPALLPQPPAAAAAPAAPKPVDAPPQIAVQPAGFALSPGIISAASLGGQTQILGSLTTTPVIANAIPSMPGISSQILTNAQGQVIGALPWVVNSASVAAPAPAQSLQVQAVTPQLLLNAQGQVIATLASSPLPPPVAVRKASTPESPAKSEVQPIQPTPAVPQPAVVITSPAPAAKPSASAPIPITCSETPTVSQLVSKPHTPSLDEDGINLEEIREFAKNFKIRRLSLGLTQTQVGQALTATEGPAYSQSAICRFEKLDITPKSAQKLKPVLEKWLNEAELRNQEGQQNLMEFVGGEPSKKRKRRTSFTPQAIEALNAYFEKNPLPTGQEITEIAKELNYDREVVRVWFCNRRQTLKNTSKLNVFQIP